The genomic segment ATGTATTGTTTTATGCTTTGGCTAAGTATCCGTTGGCATAATAAACCCTCAGCTTTAATTGCTTTTCTAATTGGCTTAACCTGCGGCATTGCTACCATTTCGCGTCCAACGGAGTTAATTATGCTGTTTATTCCTTTGTTATGGGGTTGCCAAACCAAGGAATCATCTCATCAAAAATGGCAATTGGTCAGACAAAATCTTTACCAGGTGTTTATTGCTGTTTTGGGCGCATTTATTGGTGTTCTGCCTCAGCTCCTATATTGGAAATACACTTCAGGAAGTTTTGTATATGATGTTGGAAGCAAGTGGTACTTTTTGACACCTTGGTTCCGGGTACTTTTCGGTTTTTACAGCGGATGGTTTATTTATACCCCCATCACCTTGCTATTTATTGTTGGATTTAAGTTTATGAAAAATCAGGCTTTTCAAAAATCGGTGCTTACCTTCTGTTTGTTGAATATATGGATAGTTATTGCCTGGTCTGATTGGAAATATGGAGTATCCTACGCAGGTAGAGCATTATGCCAAGGTTTACCTGTTTATGCCTTTGGATTAGCATCGTTTTTAACCTGGTTCTATTCCCGTAAAAGAATTCCTTGGATTGTTCTGGTAGGAGCCTTATTAATTGTTGTAAATTTTTATCAGATTAAAATTTATAACAGCGGTATTTACAATAACTTTTCGGTGTTGGAGCAAGTTTGGAGGAAAATTTAAACATGGTTTCTTTTCGGTAATGTTTGGACGTGCACTTCCCTCGGGCAACGATAGAGGCAAGTAGCCCACAGGACCACTACGGCGTTAGCCTAGGGGGACGAGGACTACAGCCGATAGCGTGACCCGAACGCCTTTGCAAGTTGTTATGGATTTTGCACAAAAACAGGTAGGCGGAGGGGGCCCGCCAAATCATTCACATAACCATTGCATTTATTTCTTGACTACTCTACCGGGATTATCGGCCAAGAACGATTTCCAACCGGAATGCCCCTTAGTGCCAGTGTTAACTTTGTTCTGAAAAAAATGGCATACTGCGGCAGCCAGACCATCTGTGGCATCGAGATTATCAGGAATTTCTTTAAACTGCAACAAGGTCATGAGCATAGCAGCAACCTGTTCCTTACTTGAATTACCATTACCCGTAATACTTTGCTTTATTTTACGGGGTTCGTACTCATAAATAGGCATGCTACGACTTAAAGCGGCAGAAATTGCCGTGCCCTGAGCCCTTCCCAACTTAAGCATACTTTGAATATTCTTGCCAAAGAATGGCGCCTCAATGGCCAATTCATCCGGATGAAACTCGTCTATAAGACTAAGAGTTCGATCAAAAATCTTTTTCAAGCGGACAAAATGGTCTTCATATTTATTCAAAGTGAGAACACCCATGGCCAACAAACTCATTTTCTGCCCCTGCACCAAAATTAAACCATACCCCATAATATTAGTTCCGGGGTCGATTCCTAAAATGATGCGTTCTTTTTTAATTTCCGTCATATTCTACCTTACCAACCGGAACCTTCAACATCGGTTCCATCTTCGTACTGAAGCTCTTTATAATTGTTGGCTGCATCGTACTTTTTGCAATCTAATTCAATTTTAAACTCTCCCTTAGGTGCTTCGAACGGACCTTTGGAAATTTTTATCGTTGAATCGGCATACACTTTTTGCATGTAAAGTCCCCAAATTGGGAGTGCGGTATTGGCGCCTTGTCCGAGGAAAGTGCTACGGAAGTGAACGCTTCGATCTTCGCTACCTACCCAAACCCCGGAAACCAAATCGGGGGTTAATCCCATAAACCATCCATCGGAATTGTTTTGGGTAGTACCGGTTTTACCTGCCACCGGATAAGGGATCTTAAACCGGTTACGAATACGAGCTCCGGTACCAAATTGCACCACGCCTTCCATGAGATTAAGCGTGGCATAAGCCGTATTTTCATCAAGAGCATCTTTGGTTTCAGGAGAAAATTCCTGGATAACGTTGCCATTTTTATCTTCAATACGAGTGATAAAAGTTGGTTCGGTCCAAACCCCCTTGTTGGCAAAAGTTGCATTGGCACCTACCATTTCGAAAACCGAAATATCGGGCGTACCTAAGCAAATGGAAGGAACGGCTTCGATTTGGGAAGTAATACCCATTTTTTTAACCAAATCGACAACTGCCTGTGGTCTAAATTGCTTGATAACCCATGCAGAAATATAATTTATAGAATTAGCCAAGGCAAATTTCAGGCTAACCATTTCACCGTTATGCTTTTCATCCGCATTGGAAGGAGACCAGGTGCTACCATCTTCCATTACGAAAGAAACCGGAATATTTGGAACCCTGTAACAAGGCGAATAGCCTTCCTGCATAGCTAAGGCATACACAAAAGGTTTAAAGGTAGAACCAACCTGCCTTCTTCCCAATTTAACATGGTCGTATTTAAAATGCTTGTAATTTATTCCACCTACCCAAGCCTTTACATAGCCTGTGGATGGATCCATGCTCATTAGTCCGGTTTGCAGGAAGTATTTATAATATAACATACTATCCATAGGACTCATGATGGTATCAAATTCACCTTTTCCTTTCCATGAAAAGGCCCTCATTTCCATTTTCTTATTAAACTCCTTAACAATCTCGTCTTCGCTAAGTCCGGCTTTTTTAAGGGATTTATAGCGATCGGACCGTTTCATGGAAGTTCGCATGAGGGCATCAACTTCTTCCTTTTTCATATTGAAGAAGGGAGCATTGGGTTTATCTTTCCAGTGGGCAAAGAATTCGTCCTGGAGTTTACTTAAGTGCTCAGTTACGGCCTCTTCTGCATGTTTTTGCATGCGGCTATCGATGGTGGTATAGATTTTCAAACCATCGCGGTAGAGGTCATACTTTTTGCCATCCGGTTTTAGATGATGTTTGCACCAGTCCAACATAAAGGTGCGCAGGTATTCCCGGAAGTAGGTTGCAAGACCTTGATTATGATCCACGCTTTTAAAGTTAAGACCGAGCGGAAGGGCCTTTAAGCTATCGAATTGAGCTTGGGTAATAAAGTTATTGGCTAACATTTGTCCTAGCACTACATTTCGGCGGTGGAGCGTTGTATCGGGGCGGCGAACGGGGTTGAATAATGCAGGATTTTTGGCCATACCTACCAACATAGCTGCTTGTTCCATGCGCAGGCTATCGGGCGATGTATTAAAGTAAACAGAGGATGCCATGCGAATACCAACAGCCCCATTGATAAAATCGAAACGATTGAGATACATAGCCAGAATTTCTTCTTTGGTATAATGGCGTTCCAGTTTAACGGCAATCATCCATTCGGCTAATTTCCGCACAACAATACCTCCCCAAAGCGAATCGCGGGTATTAAACAACATTTTGGAAGTTTGCTGAGTAATGGTACTACCTCCACCGGAGTTTTTCTGAAATAGCAGAACTGTTTTAAACAAAACCCGGGTTAGAGCCAACGCATCAATGCCGCTGTGGTCATAAAAACGCTCATCTTCGGTAGCCACTAAAGCCTTTACCAAATGGGGAGAAAGAGAATTGTAATCTACCTGACTTCGATTCTCGACAAAATAGGTTCCCAGCAATTTGCTATCACTGGAGATTACTTCCGATGCTAGGTTGCTTTTTGGGTTTTCGATTTGTTCAATATCCGGAACGTCACCAAAAAGGCCCAGGCTGATCAATGACATTAAAAATACAATAGTGATTAGTGGAGCTACTGCAGCCCACCAAAGGTATTTTCGATATTTTCTAAACTTTTCCTTTTGATCCATCGGATGCGAATTTCTTAATAAAAACGAAGCGAGTGCCAGAAAATTGAATGAATTATTGATAAGGTATTGTCGAAAGGAGAATGAAGGAAGGACAGAATTGGTAAAACCATACTAAAAAAATGGAGCTAATACCGATTGCCAAACTTTAAAATTCCAAATGATATTTCTATTGCATCAGTATTTATAGAGGACCAATTATTCCAAATCGACAATTGAAAAGAACATGAAACCTAACTTCCTGTTCCATTTAGCATTAAGATGTAAAAGTTTTCCAATTCTTTTCTTGTCACTGCCCTTTTCTTGTTTTCTTTGCACTCGTTTTAAAAAAAGCCATGCTAAACAGAAGGATATTACGAATTAAAGCAATGCAGGCCCTCTATGCGTTCTTCTCCTCAGGAAACAACGATTTGAGATCAGGCGAGGTAGAACTCAACCGCAATTTGTCTAAATTTTACGAACTATATTTGATTTTATTCAGCATTACGGCTGATTTGATTCACTTTACCTCTGAAAAGCTAGAGGAAGGAAAAAAGAAACACCTTCCGACCAAGGAGGATTTGAATCCAAACACCTGGTTTTTGGAAAATTCAATTGCCAAGGCCTTATTGGAGGGACAAGAATTACAAAAGGAATTAGCGAGATTAAAAATTAATACCAGGTCTGAATCGGATTTACTTCATAAGATTTACACCAATTTAAAAACCAACGAAAAGTACCAGGCTTACATTCAGGCGCAGGACGATGGATTATCGATTGAGTTTTTTTGTTATTTATTTAAGGAACTGATTGCCAACGAGCCTTCCTTATCCTTTTACTTGGAAGAGCAGAATATTTACTTTCTAAACGATTTGGACCACGTGGCTTTTTTGGTATTAAAGACCATTAAATCCTGGGAAATTGGAATAGCGCCATCCAAACAGAAATTAATGCCATTGTATAAAGACGAGGAAGACGATCGTAAATTTGTTTTGGAATTATTCCGTAAAACCATTTTACATAAGGACGAATACGAGAAATTAATTTCCGGATATACCCCTAACTGGGAGGCTGAAAGGCTGGCCCAAATGGATATGTTATTGATGGAAATGGCTGTTTGTGAATTTTTAAACTTCCCATCTATTCCGGTGAATGTAACCTTAAATGAATACATTGAAATATCGAAGGAATACAGCACTTCTCAAAGTAAAACGTTTATTAATGGGGTTTTAGACAAAATTTTAAAATCCTTAAATGAAGAGAAGAAAATTCAAAAAGTGGGAAGAGGCTTAATGAAATAAGTCAATTAATCCATTTTCCCAATTTAGCTATAAGCATTTACAAATCAACAAATTAAGTTAAGCATATTGATTTAGAAAAGTAATTATTGACCATAAATGGTTTATTATTTTTTGGGAGTCTGTTTTTTTATTCAAAAAATCTTCTTAACTTTGAACTACCATTTAAATGTGAGGACTATGAGGACTATTTTACTTTCTTTGGCTGTATTATTATCTAGTTTGGCAATGGCCAATACTACAGGAGAAATTGGAGGAAGCAGCTTACAACCAAGTGTTTCTACTTATCCTAATCCGGCATCCGATCGAATTTTTGTGAATGTTACTTCGGCTCATTCCAATGTTGCTGTTAAAATTAAAGTTTATGATGTTTTGGGCAAATTGGTTATGACCAGGGAAGGAAATGACACGGATGGAGTTGGAAAAAGCAACAACGTAATTGATGTAAACGAATTTTTTCCGGGTATTTATACCGTGGTAGTTACAGATGGAGAAGGAAATTCTTCCAATCCAATTCGTATCATGGTTACCCATTAGAAAAAAGATATTTTGTTAAAAGCCGTCTCGCAAGGACGGCTTTTTTATTTTTGCACCGTATGAAAGTAATTCAGCATCTCGAACAAGCCAAAGGGAAAACACTTTTCTCTATAGAAATACTACCACCATTAAAAGGACAGAGTATCAAATCCATATTTGAAGGAATAGATCCTTTGATGGAATTTAAACCTTCCTTTATTGATGTGACCTACCACCGAGAAGAATACATCTTTAAAAAACGACCGGATGGGGCCTTGCTAAAAAAATCAGTTAAGAAAAGACCAGGAACTGTTGGCATTTGTGCGGCTTTAATGAATAAATACCAGGTAGATACTGTTCCTCACATCATTTGCGGAGGATTTAGCAAAGAAGAAACAGAGAATGCCCTGATTGACTTAAACTTTCTAGGCATAGACAATGTATTAGCCCTGAGAGGAGATTCTATTAAAAATGAAGCATCCTTTGTTCCTGAACCGGATGGCAATGCCTATGCTACTGATTTGGTTAAACAAATTGCCGCCATGAATTCCGGACAATATTTGGAACATGAATTGGAAAATGCAGTTCATACGAACTTCTGCATAGGAGTAGCCGGTTATCCTGAAAAACATTTCGAAGCACCCAACTTAAAAACCGATTTAAAATACCTAAAAGACAAAGTAGATGCCGGTGCTGATTACATCGTAACCCAGATGTTTTTTGACAATAAAAAGTTCTTTGAATTCGTTGAAAAATGTCGGCAAGCCAGTATCAATGTTCCTATAATTCCCGGTATTAAACCCATTACAACCCGCAAACAAACCACTGTGTTACCTCGCATTTTTCATATTGATTTACCGGAAGATTTGCAAGATGCCATTGATAAATGCAAAGAAGATAAATTGGTAAAAGATATTGGTATTGAATGGGCAATTCAACAAAGCAAGGAATTGTTACAAGCAGGAGTTCCTTGTTTACATTATTACACCATGGGAACAAGTGAGGTAACCCGCCGAATTGCATCTGCAATCTTCTAAAATCACGCTGTGTCAATGACTGCCGTTAACTACTATCGAATATTAGAAGTTCCGCCAACGGCAACCAAGGAAGAAATTAAAAAGGCCTTTCGATCTAAGGCCAAACTTTTTCATCCGGATGCAGGAAAAGAGAAATCTGCTGACAAATTTAACCTTATTCAACTGGCCTATGAAACCTTAATGGATGATCAGAAACGCAACAAACACGATTATCAATTAAGACAGTATCATTTAAGGTATGGCAGAAGCAAAGGCTATGGAAATGCAACAGAAATGCATGTAAAAGGATATGCCAATTATTCCTATAACTTCCGGGTAGTAAAACAAGAAAAATCCATTCCTGCTCATCCTTATTTTAAACTATTTTTGGCCATTATCATGGTATTAGGTTTTATCATGATTTTTTTACCCGTTTTGATGGTTTCCCTCAATATTATCTTTTTCGCCACCTTAATTTTAGTTCCTGCAGGATTGGTATTGGTTTGGGAATCTTTAAAAAACATCGTTTACTCTAAATGAAGAAAAATTATACCATTTCCATTGCCAACGGAGGCAATTACGAAACCAGCTTTAATGATGAATTATTAGTTGCAGGTGAAGCAGTTCAAATAAATCCTATTTCAATTGAAAATGGGGAATATCAAATCATCCTGAATGGAAAAACCATCAAAGCTGAACTCATCGCAACCAACCTACAGGAGAAGAAATTTACCCTGCTAATCAACGGAAATAAATACATGGTTCAAGCTGCTGATGAATTCGATTTGCTTTTGAAAAAAATGGGATTTGACTCTGCTAATTCCCAAAAAATTAAGGAAATGAAAGCCCCAATGCCAGGTATGGTTCTTTCCATTGTGGTAAATGAAGGCGACGTCGTAAATAAAGGAGATACCTTGCTGGTGCTGGAAGCTATGAAAATGGAAAACAGCATCAAATCTCCCGGGGAAGGAAAAATTAAACAAATTCTGGCTCAAAAGGGAAAACCTGTTGAGAAAAATCAGGTTTTAATCGTCTTTGAATAAGTTTGAACTCAATTGGCATTCGTAGTTTTGTGCCATGCAATTGCTTGATGGAAAACTGATTTCGGCTCAGCTGAAAGCCGATTTAAAAAAAGAAGTCGATTTACTAAAATCCCAAGGTGGCAAAGTGCCTCACCTGGCAGCCGTTTTGGTAGGAAATAACCCTGCCAGCGAAACCTATGTTGCTTCTAAGGTTAAATCATGCGACGAGGTTGGATTTGCCTCCACCCTCATTCGTTTGCCCGATTCCATCACTGAATCTGAATTATTGAATCAAATTGACGATTTAAATTCAAATCCTGACATTGATGGTTTCATCGTTCAACTTCCTCTGCCGAAACAAATCAGTGAAAAAAAAGTTCTAAAAGCAATCGATCCTGATAAAGATGTAGATGGATTTCATGAAGTGAATATAGGAAGGTTGGCTTTGGGACTACCCGGATTCGTTCCTGCAACCCCAAAAGGAATTATGGAAATGCTGCGATATGCTCAAGTTGAAACCACCGGTAAACACTGTGTCGTATTGGGCAGAAGTCATATTGTTGGTATGCCAATCAGTCTGCTCATGATGCAAAATGGAAATCCGGGAAACAGTACGGTAACCATTTGCCATAGTAAAACCCAAAATTTGGAAGAAATTACCCGTCAAGCGGATATTCTTATTGCAGCCATAGGTAAGCCTAACTTTGTTAAAGCCAATATGGTGAAAGATGGGGTGGTGGTTGTTGATGTTGGAATAAACCGAATAGAAGATTCAACCCGAAAATCAGGCTTTCGATTGGTTGGAGATGTAGATTTTGAAGAAGTGGCACCTAAAGCATCCTTCATTACTCCTGTGCCCGGTGGAGTTGGTTTAATGACTATCGCTTGCCTCATGTTAAATACCTTAGAGGCGGTTAAACGTAAAAACAAGTAAAGAAAAGAGTTAGGCTTATTCTCCAAATAAAAAACCTCCAGGAATTACTCCTGTTTCAAAAGAATCCAATTCAATTCCTGCTTCATCAAAAATAAAGACCTCTCCATTTTGATTAAAGTCCTTCCCATCTCCTAAATACAACTTACGGGTACTTGAATCATACCCGAAACAGGTATAATTTCTGGAACCATGCTGAATAAATGGAGTGGAAAAATTAGGCTGGGCAATAGGAAACCTATACAAATGGGTAGCTAATACAAACAAGGTATCCTTTTCTTCGGTTAACTCCAACATGCTACCATAGGACAACGAGGAGGGAAAGTCAAAAACGGAACTAGAAACATTCCCGGGTTGAGTAATTTTATAACAAGACCCTTTCAACCCTGTTAAATCGCTTCCATAACACAAAACCCAAACATTTCCTTCCTGATCTACCTTTAAACTTCCGGGCGAATTTCCTACCTGAATACTATCGCTTACACTATCTCCAACCGGATCAACCACATAAACCTTGTTATGCTCTGCCGTTCCTACATATACATTCCCTCCTGCCAAAACCATTTCTTCGGTCCAAAAAGGCAAGGGAATACTACCAATTTTGGCACCTGAACTTAAGCTTATAATGCTTATTTGCTTGGCATACAAATCGCTAACATAAGCCTTATCCTCTCCTACTTGTAACAAGTACCTGGGACCAGTTAGGTTTTGAATGGTCATAACCGATTTAAAATCGGAAGCGTTAACAACCTCTATTTTACCGGAATTATTTACAACAATATAGATTTTATCGCCAATCCGGGTCATTGATTGTCCTACATCACCCAAATAAAATCCATTGGCAGCCTGAAAAATATCCGGAGTAACAACACCCGATTCCAAATTAAAAAAACTAACGGAAGCGTTTCCGCCCATAAAATTACCTTCATTAATTACAAAAACCGCCTTGTTTGTTGTAATATCGATGGGTGGAGGAGTCGGCTTATTACAGGAAGAAATTAATCCTATGATGGCCAAAAAGTAAATTCCTGAGTTAAGGTTTGACATTAGGCAAAGGTAAGTGACATTGGAATTGCAAGAATACCGATATTTGCATTTCAACCAGGTTTGTGAAACGTTTATTAAGCCTTCTCTTTGGAATCACCTTTTCCCTTTTCTGCTCTTGGGGTAATGCCCAGGTTGTTGTTAATATGAGCAATGGTTCTTCCACTGAATGCGAAGGTATTTTAATGGATAGCGACCTTGGAACACCTTCCGGCAACTATGATCACAATGAAAATTTAACCTATACCATTTGTGTTCAGGCAGCTGATAGCATAACGCTTGACTTTTCCGAATTTTGTACCGAACCGGTTTTAGATTACATCCGATTTTTTAACGGCCCTGATACACTTTCCCCTCCAATTGGTCCAAGTTACTCCGGTAGCACCCTCCCTCCTACTATTCTGGCAACCAACGGTTGTTTAACCATCAATTTCATCACCGATCCCAATGTGGCCTGCACCGGTTGGATTGCCAATTGGGATGTGGTTATTCCTGACCCTGTTCCTCCAGCTATGCTGTTTACTCCAACCGCTCCAACCTGCAGCACTAACACTGTTAACCTCAACTTTAGCTATCCCATTGTTTGCGATAGCGTTTATCCCCAAGCCTTTGCAATTGATGCTCCGCTGGGTTTAAACATTAGTTCCATTTCTCCTATTAACTGTGTGAATGGTATGGCCACTCAATTTGCTCTTACCTTTTCCCCGGGTATGAATGAAAGCGGGGATTACGATTTCTTGTTTACCTATCGATATGTTGATCCATGTGGAGAATTATGGGTCTTGCAATCCAATGCCAGCATGAATGTCAACAATTGTCCACTTCAGTTGGAACTCATTGCTTTGGATAGCCTGATTTGCCCCGGAACATGCACCCAATTGATTGCTCGGGTTAGTGGGGGAACCGGTCCGGGTACCTATACCTATGCCTGGAGCGCCGGAACAACCGGCAGTGGAGACACCGTAACCGTTTGTCCCACCGCTACCACTGCTTATTCGGTTTTAGTGGATGATGCCGGCCCTGCTTTGTATGCCACTGCATCCATAACCATACAAACTTACAATCCCCCGGTGGTTCAAGCCGATTTTTCTACCTGCAGAAACGTTGGACCTTATAACCTTACTGCTACACCTCCCGGTGGAACCTGGGACGGAGTGGGCATCAGCAATGCTAACAATGGAACCTTCGAACCTTGGGCCGGAGGCGGAAACTCGAGGTATGCAACCTATACTGACCCCAATGGCTGCAAAGACAGTCTTTTTATCACCATTCTACCTATTTGGGCAGGTCCGGATGAAGCATCCTGCCCGGCAGCCGCCCCTTTTCAAATTGCCCAACCAACCCCGGTCGGTGGCACATGGTCAGGCCCCAACGTAGATGCAGCCGGTTTATTCGACCCTCTTACTACTGGCTTTTACACCCTCACCTACAATGCACCAAACGGATGTTCCGATACCAAAGTAGTGAATGTGGATAACATCGTTTTACCCGGAACCGATTCAGTTTGCGAAAGCTTGGCTGAAATCAACCTTACCGCCAATCCATTCGGAGGAACCTGGTCAGGAAATGGAATAAGCGATGGTTATTGGGGAACCTTTGAACCCCCAACTGCCGGACCCGGCACCAGCAACCTTACCTATACCATCAATGGCTGTAGTTCCAATTTCGACATTTTTGTAAAAACAATTCAGGCAACTCCTTTTATTTATGCCTGCCCTCTTGGCGGAACGCTTATTCTGCCTCCTGCAACCCCACCCGGCGGAACTTGGAGCGGAAATGGTATCCTTGACCCCAACCTGGGTATTTTTGATCCTTCCACCTTCGTAAACGGCTCCAACATTAACAACCTCTACTCCCTCAACGGATGTACCGACACAACTGTGGTAAGAATTCGATTAACCGATATCGATACTATTACGGCCGAGTTTTGCCCCGATGGTTCGCCCATTTCACTTGACTTTGGTTACCCGGGTGGAGGTACTTGGTCAGGCACAGCCGTGAGTTTATCGGCCGACCCGGGTGAATTTGACCCCAACCTCACCTCGCCTGGAAGCTATACCTTATACTATGCTGTAAATGGATGCTCCGACAGCGCTACTATGATTATTCGTCCCCGCCCAACCCTTCTCGACACAACGGTCTGCACCCTGGCTGAAGCCTTTATTATTCCCATTGATCAACCCGGAGGTACCTGGCATGGAACTGGTATCAGCGACCCCGATTTGGGCGAATTCAATGCCTCTGATGCCAATGTTGGAATAAATACCGTTTGGGTTGAAAGCAATATTGGCTGTTGGGACAGTGTTAATGTGGAAGTAATTCAACTCAACGGAGCACAAATTATTGGACTTGAGAACCTGTATTGCTTTATCGATTCCGTTGTTGTTCTATCTGCTATTCCTCCCGGTGGTAGCTTTTCCGGACCGGGAGTATTTCAGGATTCCTTGTTTAATCCATCCCTGGCCTTGCCGGGTACCAAACAAGTTCATTACTCCTATGGAGGTGGAAATTGTCTTGTTCAAACCGATGAAACTGTTTTTATTAAAGACAGTATCCGGGCATCCATTTATGCACCATCAGATACAGTTTGCTATGGTAAAAATTCCAATTTCAGAGTAATCGCCACCGGTGGTTCAGGTAACGAATTTAGCTACAACTGGACCAATCCGGCATCCACTAATGAGTCCGTTAGCCTGGTTGCAGAACAATCCCAAACCCTCCTGGTCACCATTTCCGACGGTTGCTCCAAACCAGTTACCGATAGTTTGTTCTTATTTGTTTGGCCAAAAATTGAAGTTCAATTTACTACCAGCACCGTTAAATGCTATGGCGAAGATGGTTTCGCTTTGGTGGAACCTGCCAATTTGCCAAACTTGTATGCCTATAATTGGGAAAATGCTTCTCCATCCAACAGCGACAGTATCACCGCTCAGGTAGGCTACGAATACCGGGTAGAAGTAACTGATTTGCAAAATGGTTGTAAACTGGATACCGCTATCGAAATTCCCGGTTATAGTTATGTTCAGGCCTACTTCACCCCCAATCCGGATGGAGGCTGTGTACCCATTTCAACCCCCGACATTGGCTTTGTAGATTTAAGCACCAATGGTGAAACCGGAACCTGGACCTTTGGCGATGGAAACTCAGCACCCTATACTTTCGGACAAACACCTGTTAACCATTATCCTGACACAGGTCATTATTTGGTAACCCTTACTTTGCAGGGGCAGGGAAATTGTGTTGATAGTTTTCAAATGACCGTTTGTGTATCGCCGGAGGTGAAATTGTTTGTACCCAATACCTTTACACCTAACGCCGATGGACCTTCTAGAAATGAAGTTTTTCAGGCCCAAGCCATTGGTTTATCCGAGTTTAG from the Bacteroidia bacterium genome contains:
- a CDS encoding J domain-containing protein; its protein translation is MTAVNYYRILEVPPTATKEEIKKAFRSKAKLFHPDAGKEKSADKFNLIQLAYETLMDDQKRNKHDYQLRQYHLRYGRSKGYGNATEMHVKGYANYSYNFRVVKQEKSIPAHPYFKLFLAIIMVLGFIMIFLPVLMVSLNIIFFATLILVPAGLVLVWESLKNIVYSK
- the metF gene encoding methylenetetrahydrofolate reductase [NAD(P)H], translating into MKVIQHLEQAKGKTLFSIEILPPLKGQSIKSIFEGIDPLMEFKPSFIDVTYHREEYIFKKRPDGALLKKSVKKRPGTVGICAALMNKYQVDTVPHIICGGFSKEETENALIDLNFLGIDNVLALRGDSIKNEASFVPEPDGNAYATDLVKQIAAMNSGQYLEHELENAVHTNFCIGVAGYPEKHFEAPNLKTDLKYLKDKVDAGADYIVTQMFFDNKKFFEFVEKCRQASINVPIIPGIKPITTRKQTTVLPRIFHIDLPEDLQDAIDKCKEDKLVKDIGIEWAIQQSKELLQAGVPCLHYYTMGTSEVTRRIASAIF
- the ruvC gene encoding crossover junction endodeoxyribonuclease RuvC; the encoded protein is MKKERIILGIDPGTNIMGYGLILVQGQKMSLLAMGVLTLNKYEDHFVRLKKIFDRTLSLIDEFHPDELAIEAPFFGKNIQSMLKLGRAQGTAISAALSRSMPIYEYEPRKIKQSITGNGNSSKEQVAAMLMTLLQFKEIPDNLDATDGLAAAVCHFFQNKVNTGTKGHSGWKSFLADNPGRVVKK
- a CDS encoding acetyl-CoA carboxylase biotin carboxyl carrier protein subunit, translating into MKKNYTISIANGGNYETSFNDELLVAGEAVQINPISIENGEYQIILNGKTIKAELIATNLQEKKFTLLINGNKYMVQAADEFDLLLKKMGFDSANSQKIKEMKAPMPGMVLSIVVNEGDVVNKGDTLLVLEAMKMENSIKSPGEGKIKQILAQKGKPVEKNQVLIVFE
- the nusB gene encoding transcription antitermination factor NusB, giving the protein MQALYAFFSSGNNDLRSGEVELNRNLSKFYELYLILFSITADLIHFTSEKLEEGKKKHLPTKEDLNPNTWFLENSIAKALLEGQELQKELARLKINTRSESDLLHKIYTNLKTNEKYQAYIQAQDDGLSIEFFCYLFKELIANEPSLSFYLEEQNIYFLNDLDHVAFLVLKTIKSWEIGIAPSKQKLMPLYKDEEDDRKFVLELFRKTILHKDEYEKLISGYTPNWEAERLAQMDMLLMEMAVCEFLNFPSIPVNVTLNEYIEISKEYSTSQSKTFINGVLDKILKSLNEEKKIQKVGRGLMK
- the folD gene encoding bifunctional methylenetetrahydrofolate dehydrogenase/methenyltetrahydrofolate cyclohydrolase FolD, which codes for MQLLDGKLISAQLKADLKKEVDLLKSQGGKVPHLAAVLVGNNPASETYVASKVKSCDEVGFASTLIRLPDSITESELLNQIDDLNSNPDIDGFIVQLPLPKQISEKKVLKAIDPDKDVDGFHEVNIGRLALGLPGFVPATPKGIMEMLRYAQVETTGKHCVVLGRSHIVGMPISLLMMQNGNPGNSTVTICHSKTQNLEEITRQADILIAAIGKPNFVKANMVKDGVVVVDVGINRIEDSTRKSGFRLVGDVDFEEVAPKASFITPVPGGVGLMTIACLMLNTLEAVKRKNK
- a CDS encoding transglycosylase domain-containing protein, with the protein product MDQKEKFRKYRKYLWWAAVAPLITIVFLMSLISLGLFGDVPDIEQIENPKSNLASEVISSDSKLLGTYFVENRSQVDYNSLSPHLVKALVATEDERFYDHSGIDALALTRVLFKTVLLFQKNSGGGSTITQQTSKMLFNTRDSLWGGIVVRKLAEWMIAVKLERHYTKEEILAMYLNRFDFINGAVGIRMASSVYFNTSPDSLRMEQAAMLVGMAKNPALFNPVRRPDTTLHRRNVVLGQMLANNFITQAQFDSLKALPLGLNFKSVDHNQGLATYFREYLRTFMLDWCKHHLKPDGKKYDLYRDGLKIYTTIDSRMQKHAEEAVTEHLSKLQDEFFAHWKDKPNAPFFNMKKEEVDALMRTSMKRSDRYKSLKKAGLSEDEIVKEFNKKMEMRAFSWKGKGEFDTIMSPMDSMLYYKYFLQTGLMSMDPSTGYVKAWVGGINYKHFKYDHVKLGRRQVGSTFKPFVYALAMQEGYSPCYRVPNIPVSFVMEDGSTWSPSNADEKHNGEMVSLKFALANSINYISAWVIKQFRPQAVVDLVKKMGITSQIEAVPSICLGTPDISVFEMVGANATFANKGVWTEPTFITRIEDKNGNVIQEFSPETKDALDENTAYATLNLMEGVVQFGTGARIRNRFKIPYPVAGKTGTTQNNSDGWFMGLTPDLVSGVWVGSEDRSVHFRSTFLGQGANTALPIWGLYMQKVYADSTIKISKGPFEAPKGEFKIELDCKKYDAANNYKELQYEDGTDVEGSGW
- a CDS encoding T9SS type A sorting domain-containing protein, which gives rise to MRTILLSLAVLLSSLAMANTTGEIGGSSLQPSVSTYPNPASDRIFVNVTSAHSNVAVKIKVYDVLGKLVMTREGNDTDGVGKSNNVIDVNEFFPGIYTVVVTDGEGNSSNPIRIMVTH